One window of Medicago truncatula cultivar Jemalong A17 chromosome 2, MtrunA17r5.0-ANR, whole genome shotgun sequence genomic DNA carries:
- the LOC11429210 gene encoding YTH domain-containing protein ECT1 isoform X2, whose amino-acid sequence MVPLKDCTPSDLTSLHTFSRDVNAGFAGTNVGVDRHCIIRELPGQQPGLSYTSYFQQPGVHESEAIPCHSSVSTSVCMQNKSVSSVFAKSDPKSSTLANQNSSSSPHTNGSITSRLSKEIEILKKAPHLHSNFTVATPPRTYNQTGNVPSFANPRSHVFPNTNYRPSTSTNYRPITSTNYRPNGAVSNDRVMLSEKFRSGESEMSKEITRGPRFHQRNSNPESSVVKDEFAFTVCRDQYNLPDFQTKYETAKFYMIKSFNEDDIHKGIKYDVWTSTPHGNKKLNAAFQNAEAKLSQTGTQCPIFLFFSVNASGQFVGVAEMLGPVDFKKDMKFWKLDKYNGFFPIKWHIIKDVPNRQFAHITLQINENKCVTFSRDTQEITLKEGLEMLKIFKSYPAKTSLLDDFDFYENREKLCRSQRTEHTGWKQEAYNNDSYHNTMKAREKRIEMQSSGTNQETLVNLTKNLSLNPSERQGFRRQGFR is encoded by the exons GTTCCCTTAAAAGATTGTACCCCATCTGATTTGACATCACTGCATACCTTTTCTAGAGATGTTAATGCTGGCTTTGCAG gGACAAATGTGGGTGTCGATAGGCATTGTATTATCCGGGAACTACCTGGTCAACAACCTGGTCTTTCTTACACTAGTTATTTTCAACAACCAGGCGTTCATGAATCAGAAGCTATTCCTTGTCATTCTTCAGTATCAACTTCTGTTTGCATGCAAAATAAATCTGTCAGTTCTGTATTTGCAAAAAGTGATCCAAAATCTTCTACCTTGGCAAATCAAAATAGCTCAAGTTCTCCGCATACAAATGGCAGTATAACCAGCAGGTTATCCAAAGAAATAGAAATTCTAAAAAAG GCTCCTCATTTGCATTCTAATTTTACAGTAGCCACCCCTCCAAGAACCTACAACCAAACAGGAAATGTTCCATCATTTGCCAACCCAAGAAGCCATGTCTTTCCCAATACTAACTACAGACCAAGTACTTCTACTAACTACAGGCCAATTACTTCTACTAACTACAGACCAAATGGTGCAGTATCTAATGACAGAGTTATGTTGAGTGAGAAATTCAGAAGCGGAGAATCTGAGATGTCAAAGGAAATTACTCGGGGTCCTCGGTTTCATCAAAGAAATTCCAATCCAGAGTCATCAGTAGTTAAGGATGAGTTTGCATTCACTGTATGCAGAGATCAATATAACCTTCCAGATTTCCAAACAAAATATGAAACTGCTaagttttatatgattaaaTCTTTCAATGAAGATGACATTCATAAGGGCATTAAATATGATGTTTGGACAAGCACTCCACATGGAAATAAGAAGTTGAACGCCGCATTCCAAAATGCAGAAGCTAAATTAAGTCAGACAGGCACACAGTGCCctatcttcctcttcttctcg GTTAATGCAAGTGGGCAGTTTGTTGGAGTAGCTGAGATGCTAGGACCGGTGGACTTCAAAAAAGACATGAAGTTTTGGAAACTTGACAAATACAACGGGTTCTTCCCAATTAAGTGGCATATAATAAAAGATGTTCCCAACCGCCAGTTTGCACACATTACCCTTCAAATAAATGAAAACAAGTGTGTAACTTTCAGTAGGGACACACAAGAG ATTACACTGAAGGAGGGCCTGGAAATGctgaaaatatttaaaagttatCCAGCTAAGACTTCTCTATTGGATGATTTTGATTTCTATGAGAATCGAGAGAAGTTATGTCGTTCCCAAAGGACTGAGCATACAGGCTGGAAACAGGAAGCGTACAATAATGATAGTTACCAT AACACTATGAAGGCaagagagaagagaatagaGATGCAATCAAGTGGTACCAATCAAGAAACTCTGGTCAATCTAACAAAGAATCTCTCTCTCAATCCCTCTGAAAGACAAGGCTTTAGAAGACAGGGCTTTAGATAG
- the LOC11429210 gene encoding YTH domain-containing protein ECT1 isoform X1 has protein sequence MWFDLMLGFNQSIQTATTTTTNHIQQKNEADMVPLKDCTPSDLTSLHTFSRDVNAGFAGTNVGVDRHCIIRELPGQQPGLSYTSYFQQPGVHESEAIPCHSSVSTSVCMQNKSVSSVFAKSDPKSSTLANQNSSSSPHTNGSITSRLSKEIEILKKAPHLHSNFTVATPPRTYNQTGNVPSFANPRSHVFPNTNYRPSTSTNYRPITSTNYRPNGAVSNDRVMLSEKFRSGESEMSKEITRGPRFHQRNSNPESSVVKDEFAFTVCRDQYNLPDFQTKYETAKFYMIKSFNEDDIHKGIKYDVWTSTPHGNKKLNAAFQNAEAKLSQTGTQCPIFLFFSVNASGQFVGVAEMLGPVDFKKDMKFWKLDKYNGFFPIKWHIIKDVPNRQFAHITLQINENKCVTFSRDTQEITLKEGLEMLKIFKSYPAKTSLLDDFDFYENREKLCRSQRTEHTGWKQEAYNNDSYHNTMKAREKRIEMQSSGTNQETLVNLTKNLSLNPSERQGFRRQGFR, from the exons GTTCCCTTAAAAGATTGTACCCCATCTGATTTGACATCACTGCATACCTTTTCTAGAGATGTTAATGCTGGCTTTGCAG gGACAAATGTGGGTGTCGATAGGCATTGTATTATCCGGGAACTACCTGGTCAACAACCTGGTCTTTCTTACACTAGTTATTTTCAACAACCAGGCGTTCATGAATCAGAAGCTATTCCTTGTCATTCTTCAGTATCAACTTCTGTTTGCATGCAAAATAAATCTGTCAGTTCTGTATTTGCAAAAAGTGATCCAAAATCTTCTACCTTGGCAAATCAAAATAGCTCAAGTTCTCCGCATACAAATGGCAGTATAACCAGCAGGTTATCCAAAGAAATAGAAATTCTAAAAAAG GCTCCTCATTTGCATTCTAATTTTACAGTAGCCACCCCTCCAAGAACCTACAACCAAACAGGAAATGTTCCATCATTTGCCAACCCAAGAAGCCATGTCTTTCCCAATACTAACTACAGACCAAGTACTTCTACTAACTACAGGCCAATTACTTCTACTAACTACAGACCAAATGGTGCAGTATCTAATGACAGAGTTATGTTGAGTGAGAAATTCAGAAGCGGAGAATCTGAGATGTCAAAGGAAATTACTCGGGGTCCTCGGTTTCATCAAAGAAATTCCAATCCAGAGTCATCAGTAGTTAAGGATGAGTTTGCATTCACTGTATGCAGAGATCAATATAACCTTCCAGATTTCCAAACAAAATATGAAACTGCTaagttttatatgattaaaTCTTTCAATGAAGATGACATTCATAAGGGCATTAAATATGATGTTTGGACAAGCACTCCACATGGAAATAAGAAGTTGAACGCCGCATTCCAAAATGCAGAAGCTAAATTAAGTCAGACAGGCACACAGTGCCctatcttcctcttcttctcg GTTAATGCAAGTGGGCAGTTTGTTGGAGTAGCTGAGATGCTAGGACCGGTGGACTTCAAAAAAGACATGAAGTTTTGGAAACTTGACAAATACAACGGGTTCTTCCCAATTAAGTGGCATATAATAAAAGATGTTCCCAACCGCCAGTTTGCACACATTACCCTTCAAATAAATGAAAACAAGTGTGTAACTTTCAGTAGGGACACACAAGAG ATTACACTGAAGGAGGGCCTGGAAATGctgaaaatatttaaaagttatCCAGCTAAGACTTCTCTATTGGATGATTTTGATTTCTATGAGAATCGAGAGAAGTTATGTCGTTCCCAAAGGACTGAGCATACAGGCTGGAAACAGGAAGCGTACAATAATGATAGTTACCAT AACACTATGAAGGCaagagagaagagaatagaGATGCAATCAAGTGGTACCAATCAAGAAACTCTGGTCAATCTAACAAAGAATCTCTCTCTCAATCCCTCTGAAAGACAAGGCTTTAGAAGACAGGGCTTTAGATAG